Proteins encoded by one window of Actinomycetota bacterium:
- a CDS encoding NAD-dependent epimerase/dehydratase family protein: MAEGTLRVAVTGAAGFLGRAVVPALRDDPAIGRVVAIDRVSGDIAGVDWALADIRDPTLADRLDGVDVVVHLAAVVLGDMRLAEDVNVRGTANVAEAAARAGCKRLVHASSVAAYGFGVAGRLLTEEDPLRPLDTFPYSRTKGAAERALDDVEKSHPQLQVVRLRPSIILGPNTHELAMRLAGGLSVRPGRYASATQYVHIDDVVEAFRLATLSDATGAFNISPSDTLTYRDMATIAGARLVTVPAGAARFATRLAERYRPAMGIGPGWVIIAQRPPLVSGEKAERVLGWRPKYSGRETVEEFVRTSRGGKR, translated from the coding sequence GCCGTCGTGCCGGCGCTCCGCGACGATCCGGCGATCGGCCGGGTCGTCGCGATCGACCGCGTCTCCGGTGACATCGCCGGGGTCGACTGGGCCCTCGCCGACATCCGCGACCCGACCCTGGCCGACCGGCTCGACGGTGTGGATGTGGTCGTGCATCTCGCCGCCGTGGTGCTCGGGGATATGCGACTGGCCGAGGACGTCAACGTGCGCGGGACGGCCAACGTGGCCGAGGCCGCGGCGCGGGCCGGGTGCAAGCGTTTGGTCCACGCGTCCTCCGTCGCCGCGTATGGGTTCGGGGTCGCCGGGCGGCTCCTCACCGAGGAGGACCCGCTCCGGCCGCTCGACACGTTCCCCTACTCGCGCACCAAGGGTGCGGCCGAGCGCGCGCTCGACGACGTGGAGAAGAGCCACCCTCAGCTGCAAGTCGTCCGGCTCCGTCCCTCGATCATCCTCGGACCGAACACCCACGAGCTCGCGATGCGTCTCGCCGGCGGCCTCAGCGTCCGACCCGGGCGCTACGCGAGCGCGACGCAGTACGTGCACATCGACGATGTCGTCGAGGCGTTCCGTCTCGCGACGCTTTCGGACGCGACCGGAGCATTCAACATCTCGCCGTCGGACACCCTGACCTACCGAGACATGGCGACGATCGCCGGCGCTCGCCTGGTGACCGTTCCGGCCGGCGCCGCGCGGTTCGCGACGCGGCTCGCCGAGCGGTACCGCCCGGCGATGGGCATCGGCCCGGGCTGGGTCATCATCGCCCAGCGCCCGCCGCTGGTCTCGGGTGAGAAAGCCGAGCGGGTGCTCGGCTGGCGTCCCAAGTACTCGGGACGCGAAACCGTCGAAGAGTTCGTTCGCACATCACGTGGAGGAAAACGATGA